One window from the genome of Thermithiobacillus plumbiphilus encodes:
- a CDS encoding glycoside hydrolase family 2 protein, which yields MNQTLHPRPQLQRAEWHSLNGQWKFAFDDAGRRELPRDVEVWPLRIEVPFAPECARSGIGDTGFHPVCWYEREFEAPPGEGRLLLHFGAVDYACTVWVNEHLVAEHEGGHTPFRADITRALRAEGPQRVTVRVQDDPHDLSKPRGKQDWMLEPHSIWYPRTTGIWQTVWLERVPDTYIESLRWTPHLEDWQITMEAHISGDLGQAMRLGVKLSHGGQILADDNYGVIYGEVARRIVLSDPGIDDYRNELLWSPESPKLIHAEITLWDGDRLVDKVQSYTALRAVYTQRDRFMLNGRPYYLRLVLDQGYWDDTLMTPPSDEALRQDIELIKAMGFNGVRKHQKIEDPRFLYLADSMGLLVWEEMPSAYRFTSTAVDRLMREWREVIDRDYSHPCIVTWVPFNESWGVPDLPKTPAHRDAVQAFYHLTKTLDPFRPVIGNDGWESTATDLIGIHDYDKDPENFRERYGPRIRMDELFDRRRPGGRILTLDGYPHKGQPIMLTEFGGIAYARPEDPEAQKIWGYTCTDDAAEFAARYTHYLETVRDIGLFSGFCYTQFTDTFQEANGLLFSDRTPKIPIDIIRRATFGEE from the coding sequence ATGAATCAGACGCTGCATCCCCGCCCGCAATTGCAACGCGCCGAATGGCACAGCCTGAATGGACAATGGAAATTCGCCTTCGATGACGCGGGTCGTCGTGAACTGCCCCGTGATGTCGAGGTCTGGCCCCTGCGCATCGAGGTGCCCTTCGCACCGGAATGTGCGCGCAGTGGCATCGGTGATACCGGCTTTCATCCGGTATGCTGGTATGAGCGCGAGTTCGAAGCGCCGCCTGGCGAGGGCCGGCTGCTCCTGCACTTCGGCGCCGTGGACTATGCCTGCACGGTCTGGGTGAATGAGCATCTGGTGGCGGAACATGAGGGCGGACACACCCCGTTCCGGGCCGACATTACCCGCGCCCTGCGCGCCGAAGGGCCACAGCGGGTTACGGTGCGGGTGCAGGACGATCCGCATGACCTCTCAAAGCCCCGCGGCAAGCAGGACTGGATGCTCGAACCGCACAGCATCTGGTATCCACGCACCACCGGCATCTGGCAGACGGTCTGGCTGGAACGTGTGCCCGACACCTATATCGAATCCCTGCGCTGGACGCCGCACCTGGAAGACTGGCAGATCACCATGGAGGCCCACATCAGCGGTGATCTCGGCCAGGCCATGCGGCTGGGGGTCAAGCTCTCGCATGGTGGCCAGATACTCGCGGACGACAACTATGGCGTCATCTATGGCGAGGTGGCGCGACGCATCGTGCTGTCCGATCCGGGCATCGACGACTACCGCAACGAGCTGCTGTGGAGCCCGGAGTCGCCCAAGCTCATTCATGCCGAGATCACGCTCTGGGATGGCGACCGGCTGGTGGACAAGGTGCAGTCCTACACTGCCCTGCGCGCGGTCTATACCCAGCGCGACCGCTTCATGCTCAATGGCAGGCCTTACTATCTGCGGCTGGTGCTGGACCAGGGTTACTGGGACGACACCCTGATGACGCCGCCCTCGGACGAGGCCCTGCGCCAGGATATCGAGCTGATCAAGGCCATGGGCTTCAATGGCGTGCGCAAGCATCAGAAGATCGAGGACCCGCGCTTCCTGTACCTGGCCGACAGCATGGGCCTGCTGGTCTGGGAGGAGATGCCGAGCGCCTATCGCTTCACCAGCACCGCGGTCGATCGCCTGATGCGGGAATGGAGAGAGGTCATCGACCGCGACTACAGCCATCCCTGCATCGTCACCTGGGTGCCCTTCAACGAGTCCTGGGGCGTGCCGGACCTGCCCAAGACCCCCGCCCACCGCGATGCCGTGCAGGCCTTCTATCACCTCACCAAGACCCTGGACCCCTTCCGTCCGGTGATCGGCAACGATGGCTGGGAGAGCACCGCCACCGACCTCATCGGCATCCACGACTACGACAAGGACCCCGAGAATTTCCGCGAGCGTTACGGGCCGCGCATCCGCATGGATGAGCTGTTCGACCGGCGTCGCCCCGGCGGGCGCATCCTCACGCTCGATGGCTACCCGCACAAGGGCCAGCCCATCATGCTCACCGAGTTCGGCGGCATCGCCTACGCCCGGCCCGAAGACCCCGAGGCGCAGAAGATCTGGGGCTACACTTGTACCGACGACGCCGCCGAATTCGCCGCGCGCTACACCCACTATCTCGAAACGGTGCGCGACATCGGCCTGTTCAGCGGTTTTTGCTATACCCAGTTCACCGACACCTTCCAGGAAGCCAACGGCCTGCTCTTTTCCGACCGGACGCCGAAAATCCCCATCGACATCATCCGTCGCGCCACCTTTGGCGAGGAGTGA
- a CDS encoding glycosyltransferase has product MGYKQSDILSRSEQANAAHGKPRGQKFSYIPDLDASFSLIVHSHLRWDFVWQRPQQILSRLAESYPVLFIEEPIFDAGTDNNHLETLQASRKVTRVIPHLSRSLAEQGDLMYELVRDLLLFRIQSDDSLRERFSRPIQWFYNPMPTMAMLGHFNEVGVVYDCMDELSKFRFAPSNIVRREGILLDAADIVFTGGYKLYESKSRHHDNVHFFGCGVDVEHFARARAEETEIPADLAGIQGPVLGFYGVIDERLDYELLGKLAAAHPDWTIAMAGPIVKIDPAELPQADNIRWLGQKDFDSLPAYAKGFDLCLMPFALNEATEYINPTKALEYMAAGKPILSTAVADVVRNFTPVVQVAYSHEEFIRMAGEMLERPAPELIKQGLARAQGATWDAIVNEMDTLMRQALKPEMAASARDGKAEAVSV; this is encoded by the coding sequence ATGGGATACAAGCAATCCGACATCCTGAGCCGTTCCGAACAAGCCAATGCCGCTCACGGCAAGCCGCGCGGCCAGAAGTTCAGTTACATTCCGGACCTCGACGCCAGCTTTTCCCTGATCGTGCACAGTCATCTGCGTTGGGATTTCGTGTGGCAGCGGCCGCAACAGATCCTGTCGCGCCTGGCCGAAAGCTATCCCGTGCTGTTCATCGAGGAGCCCATCTTCGATGCCGGGACCGACAACAATCATCTGGAAACCCTGCAGGCTTCCCGCAAGGTCACGCGTGTCATTCCCCATCTGTCGCGCTCGCTTGCCGAGCAGGGGGATCTGATGTACGAGCTGGTGCGCGATCTGCTGCTGTTTCGCATACAGTCGGATGACAGCCTGCGAGAACGATTCAGCCGCCCGATCCAGTGGTTCTACAACCCGATGCCGACCATGGCCATGCTGGGTCACTTCAATGAAGTCGGCGTGGTCTACGACTGCATGGATGAGCTCTCCAAATTCCGCTTTGCCCCAAGCAACATCGTTCGCCGCGAGGGAATCCTCCTGGATGCCGCCGATATCGTGTTTACCGGTGGTTACAAACTTTACGAGTCCAAATCGCGCCATCACGACAACGTGCATTTCTTTGGTTGCGGCGTGGATGTCGAGCACTTTGCCAGGGCCCGCGCCGAGGAAACGGAAATTCCGGCCGATCTCGCCGGCATCCAGGGGCCGGTGCTGGGTTTCTATGGCGTGATCGATGAACGACTCGACTATGAGCTGCTGGGCAAGCTGGCTGCCGCTCACCCCGACTGGACCATTGCCATGGCCGGCCCGATAGTGAAGATCGATCCCGCCGAACTGCCCCAGGCGGACAACATCCGCTGGCTGGGCCAGAAGGACTTCGATTCCCTGCCGGCCTATGCCAAGGGTTTTGATCTATGCTTGATGCCCTTCGCGCTCAATGAGGCCACCGAGTACATCAACCCCACCAAGGCCCTGGAATATATGGCCGCCGGCAAGCCGATTCTTTCTACTGCCGTGGCCGACGTGGTACGCAATTTCACCCCGGTGGTGCAGGTGGCCTACAGCCATGAGGAATTCATCCGCATGGCCGGGGAAATGCTCGAACGCCCCGCGCCGGAGCTGATCAAGCAGGGGCTGGCTCGTGCGCAGGGCGCGACCTGGGATGCCATCGTCAACGAGATGGATACCCTGATGCGCCAGGCCCTCAAGCCCGAGATGGCGGCATCGGCGCGTGATGGCAAGGCTGAGGCGGTATCTGTTTGA
- the glf gene encoding UDP-galactopyranose mutase, whose product MSHSIDYLVVGAGFAGSIVAERLASAGRQVLIIDKRPHVAGNAYDEYDAHGVLIHRYGPHIFHTNAPRIVEYLSQFTQWRPYEHRVLAEVNDQLLPMPINRDTVNRLYRLDLDEAGVQAFFEKVREPRDPVRTSEDVVLNSVGRDLYEKFFMNYTRKQWGLDPSELAAGVAARIPVRTNQDDRYFTDSHQVMPLHGYTRMFERMLDHPNIRVEVGVDFDAIRDQVQAGHIVYTGPIDAYFNYCFGKLPYRSLRFEHEHLADTPQYQAVGTVNYPNRHAYTRITEFKHLTGQAHPGTSIVREYPEAEGDPYYPIPRPENEALFKRYQELAEQEANVSFVGRLAQYRYYNMDQVAAAALKAAENILSRMKAVA is encoded by the coding sequence ATGAGTCATTCGATTGATTATCTCGTGGTAGGCGCTGGTTTTGCCGGGAGCATCGTGGCCGAGCGGCTGGCCAGTGCCGGCCGGCAGGTGCTCATCATCGACAAGCGCCCGCATGTGGCGGGGAATGCCTATGATGAATACGATGCCCATGGCGTGCTGATCCATCGTTACGGCCCGCACATCTTTCACACCAATGCCCCGCGCATTGTCGAGTACCTGTCGCAGTTCACGCAGTGGCGTCCCTACGAGCACCGGGTGCTGGCCGAAGTGAATGACCAGCTATTGCCCATGCCCATCAACCGCGATACCGTCAACCGCCTCTATAGGCTGGATCTGGATGAAGCCGGCGTGCAGGCCTTTTTTGAAAAGGTGCGCGAGCCGCGTGATCCGGTGCGTACCAGCGAGGATGTGGTGCTCAACAGCGTCGGGCGGGACCTGTACGAGAAGTTCTTCATGAACTACACCCGCAAGCAGTGGGGCCTGGATCCTTCCGAGCTTGCCGCGGGCGTGGCCGCGCGCATCCCGGTGCGCACCAATCAGGATGATCGCTACTTCACCGACAGCCATCAGGTCATGCCCCTGCACGGCTATACCCGCATGTTCGAGCGCATGCTCGATCATCCCAACATCCGGGTGGAAGTGGGCGTGGACTTCGATGCCATCCGCGATCAGGTCCAGGCCGGGCACATCGTCTACACCGGTCCGATCGATGCCTACTTCAACTACTGCTTTGGCAAGCTGCCCTATCGCTCCCTGCGCTTTGAACACGAGCACCTGGCTGACACCCCGCAGTACCAGGCCGTCGGCACGGTCAACTACCCCAACCGCCATGCCTATACCCGCATCACCGAGTTCAAGCATCTCACTGGCCAGGCGCACCCGGGCACCAGCATCGTGCGCGAGTATCCCGAAGCCGAGGGCGATCCCTATTACCCCATCCCGCGCCCCGAGAACGAGGCCCTGTTCAAGCGCTACCAGGAACTCGCCGAGCAGGAGGCGAATGTCAGCTTCGTCGGTCGACTCGCCCAGTACCGCTACTACAACATGGACCAGGTCGCCGCCGCTGCTTTGAAGGCCGCGGAGAACATCCTCAGCCGCATGAAGGCCGTTGCCTGA
- a CDS encoding family 1 glycosylhydrolase — protein MAFFTHEQSAPELWGGVECTVNRVNDDYFDQMERNGHAWRLEDLDLFASLGIKALRYPVLWERTAPDGIDNADWRWADERLNRLRELGIEPIVGFVHHGSGPRDTNLLDPAFPGRLAAYARAFAERYPWVKYYTPVNEPLTTARFSGLYGHWYPHHHSYESMLQALFVQCRAVVESMQAIRAINPDALLVQTEDLAKIFSTPPLAYEADFQNERRWLSFDLLTGRIDSQHTLWDFLLENGQPEADILWFRENACQPDIMGLNYYLSSERFLDHRLEFYPTHTHGGNGRDRYADVESVRVRTLGLNGPKALLRECWDRYHLPMAVTEVHNGCTREEQLRWFMAVWDAAVALRQEGVDLRAVTAWSLLGAYDWHTLVTRMEGHYEPGVFDVSGAQVRPTALASMLRELSEGRRPDHPLMDSPGWWERPQRLIYGVCEPDSGVDQRIEARMEASMESNRLARLKASRTLVILGARGTLGRAFARLCCLRGIPHRLLGREDMDIADEASVKAKLSSLNAWAVVNAAGYVRVDDAETDREHCFRENTLGPSILAQACQELGLQLLTFSSDLVFDGSSEAPYRENDAVMPLNVYGQSKAEAERLVLAHCPSALVIRTSSFFGPWDEYNFVTQALRTLAAGKTFTALEDTTVSPTYVPDLVNACLDLLIDRDSGIWHLSNQGQISWAELARCSAEAAGLSGHGVVGCTLADLNLPAPRPRFSALSSERGILLPSLERSLGRYLAECEVDWRAGMAMSGVNLPGRAAQTS, from the coding sequence ATGGCATTTTTCACCCATGAGCAGTCCGCGCCTGAGCTGTGGGGCGGTGTGGAATGCACCGTCAACCGGGTCAATGATGACTATTTTGACCAGATGGAACGTAATGGACACGCCTGGCGCCTAGAGGATCTCGATCTTTTCGCATCCTTGGGCATCAAGGCGCTGCGCTATCCCGTGCTCTGGGAACGCACCGCGCCGGACGGCATCGACAACGCGGACTGGCGCTGGGCGGATGAACGCCTGAACCGCCTGCGGGAACTGGGCATCGAACCCATCGTGGGTTTCGTGCATCACGGCAGCGGGCCACGCGATACCAATCTGCTCGACCCGGCCTTTCCGGGCCGGCTGGCGGCATATGCACGCGCCTTTGCCGAGCGTTATCCCTGGGTGAAATACTATACCCCGGTCAATGAGCCGCTCACCACGGCGCGCTTCAGCGGCCTCTACGGTCACTGGTATCCCCATCACCACAGCTACGAAAGCATGCTGCAGGCCCTGTTCGTACAGTGCCGGGCGGTGGTCGAGTCCATGCAGGCCATCCGCGCCATCAATCCCGATGCCCTGCTGGTGCAGACGGAGGATCTGGCCAAGATTTTCAGCACCCCACCGCTGGCCTACGAAGCGGATTTCCAGAACGAGCGGCGCTGGTTGAGCTTCGACCTGCTCACTGGGCGAATCGACAGTCAGCACACGCTCTGGGATTTTCTGCTCGAAAATGGTCAACCCGAAGCCGACATCCTCTGGTTCAGGGAAAATGCCTGCCAGCCGGACATCATGGGCCTGAATTACTATCTCTCCAGCGAGCGCTTTCTGGATCACCGCCTGGAGTTTTACCCGACGCACACGCACGGGGGCAATGGCCGGGATCGCTATGCCGATGTCGAATCCGTGCGGGTGCGGACACTCGGGCTCAATGGCCCCAAGGCCCTGCTGCGAGAGTGCTGGGACCGCTATCACTTGCCCATGGCGGTGACGGAAGTGCATAACGGCTGCACCCGCGAGGAGCAGTTGCGCTGGTTCATGGCCGTCTGGGATGCTGCCGTGGCGCTGAGGCAGGAAGGCGTTGACCTGCGTGCCGTGACGGCCTGGTCCCTGCTTGGGGCTTATGATTGGCATACACTGGTGACACGCATGGAAGGCCACTATGAGCCCGGCGTTTTCGATGTCAGTGGCGCGCAGGTACGTCCCACGGCGCTGGCCAGCATGCTGCGTGAGCTGAGCGAGGGGCGGCGTCCGGATCATCCGCTCATGGACTCGCCGGGTTGGTGGGAGCGCCCGCAACGGCTGATCTATGGCGTCTGTGAACCTGATTCGGGCGTGGACCAGCGCATCGAGGCACGCATGGAAGCAAGCATGGAATCCAACCGTCTGGCCCGGCTCAAGGCCTCTCGTACCCTGGTAATCCTTGGCGCCCGCGGCACCCTGGGCCGGGCCTTCGCCCGTCTTTGCTGCCTGCGTGGCATTCCGCACCGCCTGCTCGGGCGCGAGGACATGGACATCGCCGATGAGGCTTCGGTAAAGGCCAAACTTTCTTCTCTCAATGCCTGGGCGGTGGTGAATGCCGCCGGCTATGTGCGGGTAGACGATGCGGAAACGGATCGCGAACACTGCTTCCGCGAAAACACCCTGGGGCCCAGCATTCTGGCGCAGGCCTGCCAGGAGCTCGGCCTGCAACTGCTGACCTTTTCCTCGGACCTGGTGTTTGATGGCAGCAGCGAGGCCCCCTACCGCGAAAATGATGCAGTCATGCCGCTGAATGTCTATGGGCAGAGCAAGGCGGAAGCGGAAAGGCTGGTACTTGCCCATTGTCCGTCGGCACTGGTGATCCGCACCAGTTCATTCTTCGGTCCCTGGGACGAATACAACTTCGTCACCCAGGCCTTGCGCACCCTGGCCGCCGGTAAAACCTTCACAGCCCTTGAAGACACCACCGTATCGCCGACCTATGTGCCGGACCTGGTGAATGCCTGTCTGGACCTGTTGATCGACCGGGATAGCGGCATCTGGCATCTGAGCAACCAGGGCCAGATCAGTTGGGCGGAACTGGCGCGCTGCTCGGCCGAAGCGGCAGGTCTCAGCGGTCATGGCGTGGTCGGTTGCACCCTGGCCGATCTGAACTTGCCGGCTCCCCGGCCACGCTTCAGTGCCTTGAGCAGTGAGCGGGGCATTCTGCTGCCCAGCCTGGAAAGAAGTCTGGGTCGATATCTGGCGGAGTGCGAGGTGGACTGGCGAGCGGGCATGGCCATGAGCGGTGTCAACCTGCCCGGCAGGGCCGCGCAAACCTCCTGA
- a CDS encoding cold-shock protein, whose product MQIGTVKWFNDAKGYGFITPVDGGEDVFTHFSSIEASGFKTLSEGQKVEFETTRGPKGLQTSRVVPVNG is encoded by the coding sequence ATGCAAATCGGTACCGTGAAATGGTTCAATGACGCAAAAGGCTATGGCTTCATCACCCCTGTCGACGGTGGAGAAGATGTGTTTACCCATTTTTCCTCCATCGAGGCCTCCGGGTTCAAGACCCTGAGCGAAGGGCAGAAGGTGGAATTTGAAACTACCCGTGGACCGAAAGGCCTGCAGACCAGCCGAGTCGTTCCCGTCAACGGCTGA
- a CDS encoding metallopeptidase family protein, producing MELNVISDQIFSDAAENAVATLPDWVQKELENIIFVVEAFPDPDIQAQFATESPYDLLGLYTGTPLPMRAAYYGFGNLPDIIHLYREPILAYCEETGVTLADCVRHVVVHEVGHYLGLSDADMEEIENRP from the coding sequence ATGGAATTGAATGTCATTTCGGATCAAATATTTAGCGATGCCGCTGAAAACGCGGTGGCGACTTTGCCGGACTGGGTGCAAAAGGAACTCGAAAACATCATTTTTGTCGTCGAGGCCTTTCCGGACCCGGACATACAGGCACAATTCGCCACGGAAAGCCCCTATGATCTGCTCGGGCTGTATACGGGCACGCCCTTACCGATGCGCGCCGCCTATTATGGTTTTGGCAACCTGCCGGACATCATCCATCTGTATCGCGAGCCCATTCTGGCCTATTGCGAGGAAACCGGCGTGACGCTGGCGGATTGTGTGCGGCATGTGGTGGTGCACGAGGTGGGACACTACCTCGGGCTGTCGGATGCCGACATGGAAGAAATCGAAAACCGCCCCTGA
- a CDS encoding RNA pyrophosphohydrolase produces MIDADGYRPNVGMIICNEKDEVFWARRIGETSWQFPQGGMLPHESPEEAMFRELKEEVGIDCVRIIGRTRDWLRYDLPHNYGRRRHRGRYRGQKQIWFLLRFCGDERQINVATTKPEFDDWRWVDYWMPVQEIIEFKRQVYQQALGELAPLLGKEMKPG; encoded by the coding sequence ATGATTGACGCTGATGGATACCGTCCCAATGTGGGGATGATCATTTGTAACGAGAAGGACGAGGTTTTCTGGGCCCGGCGCATTGGCGAGACTTCCTGGCAGTTTCCCCAGGGGGGCATGTTGCCGCACGAGAGCCCGGAAGAGGCGATGTTCCGCGAATTGAAGGAGGAGGTGGGGATCGACTGCGTGCGCATCATCGGTCGCACCCGCGACTGGTTGCGCTACGACCTGCCACATAACTATGGCCGGCGACGTCATCGCGGGCGCTACCGGGGCCAGAAGCAGATCTGGTTTCTGCTGCGGTTCTGTGGTGACGAGCGCCAGATCAATGTGGCCACCACCAAGCCCGAGTTTGATGACTGGCGCTGGGTGGATTACTGGATGCCGGTGCAGGAGATCATCGAGTTCAAGCGGCAGGTGTATCAGCAGGCGCTCGGAGAACTGGCGCCGCTGCTGGGCAAGGAGATGAAACCAGGCTGA
- a CDS encoding DUF3149 domain-containing protein encodes MLNALLGNSVGVLSLLTVVGAIGVMGFWTWRAMK; translated from the coding sequence ATGTTGAACGCACTGCTTGGAAATTCTGTCGGCGTGTTGTCCCTTCTCACTGTGGTTGGCGCCATCGGGGTCATGGGATTCTGGACCTGGCGTGCCATGAAGTAA
- a CDS encoding phosphate-starvation-inducible PsiE family protein: MDLKRSTLSAYGWLLDLLVIGLILVMLVTLALSFIRLVQDLWLIVPGALGGEGSNEKGLHQLVINVLGVFVLIELFRTFTDYIEFHRIRLHVLADVSIVFILRELLIGLYGHTLQWMDILSLAALLLVLVGMRTLAIRVSPPKERVKGPGTD, from the coding sequence ATGGACCTCAAGCGCAGCACACTGAGCGCCTATGGCTGGCTGCTCGATTTACTGGTCATAGGATTGATACTGGTCATGCTGGTGACCCTGGCCCTGAGCTTCATCCGGCTGGTCCAGGATCTCTGGCTGATCGTCCCCGGCGCGCTCGGCGGCGAGGGCAGCAATGAGAAGGGTCTACACCAGCTCGTCATCAATGTACTTGGCGTGTTCGTCCTGATCGAGCTGTTTCGCACCTTCACCGACTACATCGAATTCCACCGCATCCGCCTGCATGTGCTGGCGGACGTCTCGATCGTGTTCATCCTGCGCGAACTTTTGATCGGACTTTACGGCCACACCCTCCAATGGATGGACATCCTGTCGTTGGCGGCACTGTTGCTGGTATTGGTTGGCATGCGTACCCTGGCGATCCGGGTCTCGCCGCCGAAGGAGCGCGTCAAAGGTCCAGGAACTGATTGA
- a CDS encoding FAD-dependent oxidoreductase, with protein MAEAYVIKMPQLSDTMTEGVVVSWEKQPGDRINRGDVVATVETDKAIMDVEVFREGYLSGPLAAVDSVVAVGDAMAYLVDEPGQVVSETMSAAPRADKPAAGHVTAGVATPAQPVIQALDTAAAPAPRPANKQASPLARKLAAAMHVNLNNLHGSGPAGVITALDVQRAQPIQRPTEISPLPAAHELPDIQVPGHGRPMTAIERAVSRSMTASLTIPSFRVTMHIQPEALIRAAKAQKVSVTVAIAKAAAEALKLHPLVNAAYQPVDKIVERANQDIGIAVTAEGGGLVVPVLRNVGEHSIEELHQSWNAMVDRARKRRLAPEEYANPTFTVSNMGMYGVSQFDAIVTPGTAAILAIAAAGPQGMPITITADHRVVNGAEAAAFLADLKRIMEQPDSWMGKPGPVIPEGDYDYQVAVIGGGPGGEDCARDLAEHGIKVVMINNAPLPGGECLWRGCIPSKAWRAAADRIRDRHHDALLGIGNTDQPQLDWARLENHRRQVLQTRGEMALKTDTGMKIKVLEGFASFTGAHGLKIAGKDAGEISFGAAVIATGAPAFVPPIPGAAEGLASGGVLTSDTVWNLPTPPRRLCVIGAGAIGMEMAQIFHDFGAEVTVLEAQDRPLAEVEAEIATTLVKILAKEPRLRVQTQARVQGIDGKPGDMQVRYLDAQGQEQGVACDLVLMATGKRPKTQGLNLDAAGVKLGERDAIAADAACRTSVPHIFAVGDVIGGLMLAHTAGQQGRVAAENLLGHAAKYDESKDSGVIFTRPQAAFVGLSMEQAKAKGLDCAEVKVPMSIDAKAMMTGETDGLIKLVADKASHRIVGVHFLADHADTLIGEAVMMVSAGLTLEQVGQAIHPHPTQTELFGEMARRLLSRLRRSAAKQTA; from the coding sequence ATGGCTGAAGCATACGTCATCAAGATGCCGCAACTCTCGGACACCATGACCGAGGGCGTGGTCGTTTCCTGGGAGAAACAGCCGGGCGACAGGATCAATCGGGGTGACGTGGTCGCCACGGTCGAGACCGACAAGGCCATCATGGATGTCGAGGTCTTCCGCGAGGGTTATCTCTCCGGCCCGCTCGCGGCCGTGGACAGCGTCGTCGCCGTCGGGGACGCCATGGCCTATCTGGTGGACGAGCCCGGCCAGGTCGTCAGCGAAACCATGAGCGCCGCACCCCGCGCTGACAAACCTGCCGCCGGCCATGTCACGGCCGGTGTGGCAACGCCGGCCCAGCCCGTCATCCAGGCACTGGACACGGCGGCGGCGCCCGCCCCGCGCCCTGCCAACAAGCAGGCCTCGCCGCTGGCGCGCAAGCTCGCGGCGGCCATGCATGTCAATCTCAACAACCTGCACGGCAGCGGGCCGGCCGGTGTGATCACCGCCCTGGATGTCCAGCGCGCCCAGCCCATCCAGCGCCCGACCGAGATCTCGCCGCTGCCGGCGGCGCACGAACTGCCGGACATCCAGGTGCCGGGCCATGGCCGCCCCATGACGGCCATCGAGCGGGCCGTCAGCCGCAGCATGACCGCGAGCCTGACCATCCCGAGCTTCCGCGTCACCATGCACATCCAGCCCGAGGCCCTGATCCGCGCGGCCAAGGCGCAGAAGGTATCGGTCACGGTGGCCATCGCCAAGGCCGCGGCCGAGGCCCTGAAGCTGCATCCGCTGGTCAACGCCGCCTATCAGCCGGTGGACAAGATCGTCGAGCGCGCCAATCAGGATATCGGCATTGCCGTGACCGCCGAAGGCGGCGGCCTGGTCGTGCCGGTGCTGCGCAATGTCGGCGAGCACAGTATCGAGGAACTGCACCAGAGCTGGAACGCCATGGTTGACCGCGCCCGCAAGCGTCGTCTGGCGCCCGAGGAATACGCCAACCCGACCTTCACCGTGTCCAACATGGGCATGTATGGCGTGTCGCAGTTCGACGCCATCGTCACGCCCGGCACGGCCGCCATCCTGGCCATTGCCGCGGCCGGCCCGCAGGGCATGCCGATCACCATCACGGCGGACCATCGCGTGGTCAACGGCGCCGAGGCCGCGGCCTTCCTCGCGGATCTCAAGCGCATCATGGAGCAGCCTGATAGCTGGATGGGCAAGCCCGGCCCCGTGATCCCCGAGGGGGATTACGACTATCAGGTGGCCGTGATCGGTGGTGGGCCCGGCGGCGAGGACTGCGCCCGGGATCTGGCCGAGCACGGCATCAAGGTGGTGATGATCAACAACGCCCCCCTGCCCGGCGGCGAATGCCTCTGGCGCGGCTGCATCCCCTCCAAGGCCTGGCGCGCGGCGGCGGACCGCATCCGCGACCGTCACCATGACGCCCTGCTCGGCATCGGCAACACCGATCAGCCGCAACTGGACTGGGCGCGGCTCGAAAACCACCGCAGGCAGGTCCTGCAGACCCGCGGCGAGATGGCGCTGAAAACCGACACCGGCATGAAGATCAAGGTGCTGGAAGGCTTTGCCAGCTTCACCGGCGCCCATGGCCTCAAGATCGCGGGCAAGGATGCCGGCGAGATCAGCTTCGGTGCTGCCGTGATCGCCACCGGCGCCCCGGCCTTCGTGCCGCCCATTCCGGGCGCGGCCGAGGGGCTGGCCAGTGGCGGCGTGCTGACGTCGGATACGGTCTGGAACCTGCCCACCCCGCCCAGGCGCCTGTGCGTGATCGGCGCCGGTGCCATCGGCATGGAAATGGCGCAGATCTTCCATGATTTCGGCGCCGAAGTGACCGTGCTCGAAGCCCAGGACCGCCCGCTGGCCGAAGTGGAAGCGGAAATCGCCACCACCCTGGTCAAGATCCTCGCCAAGGAGCCGCGCCTGCGCGTGCAGACCCAGGCCCGGGTGCAGGGCATCGACGGCAAGCCCGGCGACATGCAGGTGCGCTATCTCGACGCCCAGGGCCAGGAGCAGGGCGTGGCCTGCGATCTGGTGCTGATGGCCACCGGCAAACGGCCCAAGACCCAGGGCCTGAATCTCGATGCTGCCGGCGTCAAGCTCGGCGAGCGCGATGCCATTGCCGCCGATGCGGCCTGCCGCACCAGTGTGCCGCACATCTTTGCCGTCGGCGACGTCATCGGTGGCCTGATGCTGGCGCACACCGCCGGGCAGCAGGGCCGCGTAGCCGCCGAAAACCTGCTGGGGCATGCCGCCAAGTACGATGAATCGAAGGATTCCGGCGTGATCTTCACCCGCCCACAGGCTGCCTTCGTCGGGCTGTCCATGGAGCAGGCCAAGGCGAAGGGGCTTGATTGCGCCGAGGTCAAGGTGCCGATGAGCATCGATGCCAAGGCCATGATGACCGGCGAGACCGATGGCCTGATCAAGCTGGTGGCCGACAAGGCCAGCCACCGCATCGTTGGTGTGCACTTCCTTGCGGATCACGCCGACACGCTGATCGGCGAGGCGGTGATGATGGTCTCGGCGGGCCTGACGCTGGAACAGGTTGGTCAGGCCATCCACCCCCACCCGACCCAGACCGAGCTCTTTGGCGAGATGGCCCGGCGCCTGCTGTCGCGCCTGCGCCGAAGTGCTGCCAAGCAGACGGCCTGA